The DNA region ACCGTCTTCCGCCGGTGACATTCGACTACGTGGACGTAACGAGCTTACTAAAAGATATTTTAGTGCTTAAACAAAACATTCACTGTATTCAAACAGATTACGTTAAAGCATCTGAGTTATTTCAATTACAGCTAGAGatagaaaacattaaaacacaAAGTGAGAAACAGATTGGCGCAAAATCTTGCAACGgctttttttcaaataacgaaGCCAAGCACGTCCCGAGTGAGTTAGCAACCAACACGCATGCGCCGTGTTGCGTTCCGTCGTCGACACCGTTGTCCTTCCTCGCGCCCGCGCAGAGCGGCAACGCTGCGCTTGCCACTGCTTCTGTAAGAGAGCCGCCCCCCGCGCCCGCTACAACGTCGCTGCCCGTGCTTACGCTTGCACCTGTTCGTGTGACCCCATCAGCTGATCGCACCGAGAACGATATAACTATCACTCCTAAGCCTACCGAATTgcgaaattcaaataaaactcaatCCAGGCGACGAACTGACCGCTCTGTGAATACGACGGAACTAATAGATAATACATtggatgaaataaattttaatgatacttTTACGACTGTCGTGAATAACAAGAAGAAGAAAAAGACTTACACAGGCAACAAAAACCCCAATCAGCAGGGAAAAGCTACATTAACCtccaataaacttaaaatagtaCCCAAATTATCTTACATATACGCCTCTCGATTTGATAAACATACCACGGAAAATGACATCtacgattttattaaagattgtgGACACACGGTCATAAAGGTTGAAAAACTTGTTCAATATAAAGATACTATATTTTCCTCATTTAAAGTTACGATTAAACAAGACCAGGAAAGCGTTTTTCTTAGCGCTGAGTTCTGGCCGTGTGGAGTAGAATATAGGAAATTCACGTTTAAACGCAAGTTTTATAAGGAAGACAATCCTAGACCTAATAATGAGAACTAGCATGGTCTCTTTTAACTGTAGATCTATAAAACGATGTGTTAACCATATAACCGACCTATGTGAAGAACATGACATTATTGCACTCCAAGAGCATTGGCTACTTCCAGAAGACCTGGGTTACCTAGACAAAATACATCCCGATTTTTCTAGTAACGGAGTCTCAGCGGTAGATACGACGACGGGCGTACTAAAAGGACGACCTTACGGGGGAGTAGCTATATTATGGAAAAAGTCTGTGTATCCGAATGTAAGAGTAATCGACACCGGATCGACGCGCGTCGCGGCTGTGTGTATTCAGCTTGCCGGCGGCCGCAGCTTCATAGTAATGTCGGTATATATGCCTACGGAGGACGCGGACCATCTACCTTTGTTTACGGAATGTTTGGGTGTCATTAGTGCGGTTATCGAAACGAACGATACTGAAACAGTGTTAGtgcttggtgattttaatgcggATGTATCGCGCTCCAGTAGTTTATTCGGGGGTAAGATGTTAGATTTCTGTAATGACCAAAGTTGGGTGTGTGCCGATCTTGCTTTGCTTGGCACATCATCGAATTCATTTACGTATTTAAGTGACGCGCACGGCACTACGAGTTGGTTAGATCACTGTATTGTTACTGAGGCTggtttaaatattgttgatagtatttatgttttaaatgatatatattattcagaTCATTTCCCTATGATCATTAAATGCAATATTGATATGTTAATACCAAAGATAGATAAGTCACACAGTCACTCAATCAATAGAGTGATATGGGGTACTAGGAATCCGGAACAGAAATGTAATTATGCAAActtatgttttaagtatttgGATTCGTATGAGTGGCCCACTATCACCTGTAAAGTAGGTTCATGCAATGATTGTCACCATCATCATAGGTTAATTGATACATATTATAAGCAGatagtaaatagtattaaaaaagctGCCAAGCAGTCATATCAGGGCAAACTACGTAACAACAAAAAACCAGTCATTGGTTGGAACCATCATGTTAAAGATTGCCACGCTATAGCTAGGCAATACTATCAGCTGTGGAATTTTTATGGGCGACCTACGCAGGGTAATGTATATAACGATATGAAACATAgcaaaagaatttttaaaaataaaattaaatggtgtcaattaaatgaaactaaaataaaaatggatattaTAGCCACGTACAGAAGTAATAAAGACTTCGGGAATTTCTGGAAAGAAaccaataaactaaattataagacAAATAGGCCTTTGACTGTTGAAGGAAACCAAGACCCATCTAATATAGCTaacttgtttgtaaataaatttaatcctcCGATGCAGTCCCAGTCTATCAGTTCTAATAATCAAAATGTAGAGGCGACTCGTGGGCCATGGGCCCATGGTGGCTCGGAGACCGCAGAGGAGTGCTGCATAACGCTGCGCGTCGCAGCGGACGACGTATACCAGTGTGTCGCGCGCATGAAGCGCGGCAAGTCTCCGGGCCACGATGGGCTCAGCGTCGAGCACCTTTTATTTGCACCTGAGTTACTTTTTGAGAAGCTGACTACCTTTTTCAATTCATGTATCGAACATAGCTATTTACCTGCAGATTTTATGAAAACTATTGTTGTtcctgttataaaaaatagaacggGCGATGTGTCCAGCTCCTCAAATTACCGACCTATTTCTTTGGCTactataatttctaaaatatttgaaaagataATCATGAAACATCTAAATGAAAactatatacaattacataatgCACAATTTGGTTTCCGACGAGGGTCATCCACCGATTTAGCCATTTTTACTCTAAAAAATACAGTGTATGAGTATTTGAATAGGGGCACCACAGTTTATTCATGCTTTTTGGATTTGAGCCGTGCTtttgatacaataaattataatatactatggcACAAATTAAGGAAAACCAAAGTAccacctaaaataataaatattttagaatactgGTATGCCAATCAAATAAATCAGGTGAAATGGAATAATACTCTGTCAGAGACGTATAGGTTAACAAGTGGAGTGAGGCAGGGCGGTTTGACTTCGCCGGTCTTATTTAACCTGTACATAAACGAGTTGATTGAGGAACTGAGCAGCATGAGAGTCGGATGCCAGGTCGGTGGAGTGCGCGTTAATAACCTAAGTTATGCGGACGACATGGTGCTGCTTAGTCCGTCGGTCAACGGCATTaggcaattaataaatatatgtgagaAGTATGCTACTAGACACCACCTAACATACAATGTAAAGAAAACAGaagttatgatatttaaatataagaaaggcCCTGATGTAATATTGCCGATAAGTTTATGTGGAACAGtgttaaaaattgttacgaaatttaaatatctggGACATATTGTAGCTGATAATTTATTGGATGATGACGATTTGGAACGACAGAGGCGCAGTATAGCCTGTAGAAGTAACATGCTAGCCAGACGTTTCTACCACTGTTCCAATCAAGTGAAGGTAACGCTGTTCAAGGCGTACTGTCAGTCGTTATACACCAGCCAACTCTGGTACCGGTACACGAGGAGTGCCTATAACACTCTTCGTGTACAATATAATAACGCATTCCGGGTGATGATGAACGTGCCCTGGCGGTGTAGTGCGACTGACATGTTCGCCGAGAGCAGAGTTGCAAGTTTTGCCGCGCTACTACAGAAACTCAGGGTCTCATTCTACAGCAGAGTAGCCATGAGTAACAATAGCATTCTGTCCTCAGTATTCCAAACCGTTCATCTAAAAAGAGAGAGAAAAAACTTATAGTTATTCTTAATTTCGTTTaggttaagttttttaaatgttctattttattttgttaatattatttttattgtatatttctttttattattatttttaaaattttaatgtatgttggtCTTGTGTATCTTATGGCTTTGAAATTGCCtggaataaagaaatattta from Vanessa atalanta chromosome 14, ilVanAtal1.2, whole genome shotgun sequence includes:
- the LOC125069012 gene encoding uncharacterized protein LOC125069012; protein product: MDEISLVQICESNFNDADISTAKTILFEAANCRSTRKGDGKNKRLLQDIIKVLKENEPASLPTFVAKDLHRLPPVTFDYVDVTSLLKDILVLKQNIHCIQTDYVKASELFQLQLEIENIKTQSEKQIGAKSCNGFFSNNEAKHVPSELATNTHAPCCVPSSTPLSFLAPAQSGNAALATASVREPPPAPATTSLPVLTLAPVRVTPSADRTENDITITPKPTELRNSNKTQSRRRTDRSVNTTELIDNTLDEINFNDTFTTVVNNKKKKKTYTGNKNPNQQGKATLTSNKLKIVPKLSYIYASRFDKHTTENDIYDFIKDCGHTVIKVEKLVQYKDTIFSSFKVTIKQDQESVFLSAEFWPCGVEYRKFTFKRKFYKEDNPRPNNEN